Proteins encoded in a region of the Roseateles sp. SL47 genome:
- a CDS encoding cold-shock protein translates to MTTQSGTVKRFDDGKATQTGTVKWFDDGKGFGFITPADGTKDLFAHHSEIRNNGGFRTLAEGATVEFEVKEGPKGLQAANIRQL, encoded by the coding sequence ATGACGACTCAATCCGGCACCGTGAAGCGGTTCGACGACGGCAAGGCGACTCAAACCGGCACCGTGAAGTGGTTCGACGACGGCAAGGGCTTTGGTTTCATCACCCCGGCCGATGGCACGAAGGACCTCTTCGCCCACCATAGCGAAATCCGCAACAACGGCGGCTTCCGCACGCTGGCAGAAGGCGCTACCGTTGAATTTGAAGTCAAGGAAGGCCCGAAGGGCCTGCAGGCGGCCAACATCCGCCAGCTCTGA
- a CDS encoding PhoX family protein, which produces MSMQPGICPAPNEYDEDAVVNTSSNPSFDDILTARLSRRVALKGGISTTAAALLGTSVLSACGGDGGSDTDPAAPAPSPATPPKLGFTAVAKNKNDLVTVADGYNVSILHALGDPLHYGDESWKDDGSETADSYNRRIGDGHDGMYYFGLSDTGTFQADRSDRGLLAVNHEYVVAPYVLHPAGRAAGTARNATEVEKEIYAHGVSIVEVKRTNGVVSMVRGSSYNRRVTSATTMDLTGPARGHALLATKFNAAGQQTRGTNNNCANGYTPWGTYLTCEENYLNVIGRAAGDDALRSAKDITSLNRYGLPQNRKSPYLWDTAGTADLYARWNSSVTGATTADDYRNTINTFGWVVEIDPFAPSSTPAKRTALGRFNHEGAWPAPAVVGQPIVMYMGDDSRNEYIYKFVSKALWDAADVGKGMAAGAKYLDEGTLYVARFNADGSGEWLELTYGKNGLDATNTAYPFADQGDVLINARLAADKLGATKMDRPEWGAVHPSTREVYMTLTNNSNRVANTATPTGSQLKPDAANPRYYEDLKGTTSQKGNPNGHIIRWRENGTDVTKLNWDIYLFGAQADAASDVNLSGLTDVNDFSSPDGLYFDKRGMLWIQTDDGAYTDVTNCMMLAAVPGKVGDGGVATAAGGTSTIKGANATADTVRRFLVGPKECEITGIAMTPDNKTLFFNVQHPGEDTTPDWAAATFGSYWPANQADATVKKRPRSATVVITKKDGGEIAL; this is translated from the coding sequence ATGAGCATGCAGCCCGGTATTTGCCCAGCCCCGAATGAGTACGACGAAGACGCTGTCGTCAACACGTCCTCCAATCCGTCGTTCGACGACATCCTGACGGCTCGCCTGAGCCGTCGTGTGGCACTGAAGGGCGGCATCAGCACGACGGCTGCCGCGCTGCTGGGGACCTCCGTGCTGAGCGCCTGTGGTGGAGACGGTGGTTCCGATACCGATCCGGCCGCACCGGCACCGTCGCCCGCCACGCCGCCCAAGCTTGGCTTCACCGCCGTCGCCAAGAACAAGAACGATCTGGTGACCGTGGCCGACGGCTACAACGTCAGCATCCTGCATGCGCTGGGCGACCCCCTGCACTACGGCGACGAGTCCTGGAAGGACGACGGCAGCGAAACGGCCGACTCCTACAACCGCCGCATCGGTGATGGCCATGACGGCATGTACTACTTCGGCCTGTCCGACACGGGCACCTTCCAGGCTGACCGTTCGGACCGTGGGCTGCTGGCCGTCAACCACGAATACGTGGTGGCCCCTTATGTGTTGCACCCGGCTGGCCGCGCGGCCGGCACCGCCCGCAACGCCACCGAAGTGGAAAAGGAAATCTACGCCCATGGCGTCAGCATCGTGGAGGTGAAGCGGACGAACGGTGTGGTGTCGATGGTGCGCGGCTCCAGCTACAACCGTCGCGTGACCTCCGCCACCACGATGGACCTCACAGGTCCGGCCCGTGGCCATGCGCTGCTGGCCACCAAGTTCAATGCCGCCGGCCAACAGACCCGGGGCACCAACAACAACTGCGCCAACGGCTACACACCCTGGGGCACCTACCTGACTTGCGAAGAGAACTACCTCAACGTCATCGGCCGTGCTGCCGGTGATGATGCCCTGCGCAGTGCCAAGGACATCACCAGCCTGAACCGCTACGGCCTGCCGCAGAACCGCAAGAGCCCCTATCTGTGGGACACGGCCGGCACGGCCGACCTGTATGCACGCTGGAACTCCTCGGTGACCGGCGCCACCACCGCTGACGACTATCGCAACACCATCAACACCTTTGGCTGGGTGGTGGAAATCGATCCGTTTGCACCGTCTTCCACACCGGCCAAGCGCACCGCCCTGGGCCGTTTCAACCATGAAGGCGCATGGCCCGCACCGGCCGTGGTCGGCCAGCCGATCGTCATGTACATGGGCGACGACTCGCGCAACGAATACATCTACAAGTTCGTGTCCAAGGCCCTGTGGGATGCCGCCGATGTGGGCAAGGGCATGGCCGCCGGTGCCAAATACCTGGACGAGGGCACCTTGTATGTGGCCCGCTTCAATGCAGACGGCAGCGGCGAGTGGCTGGAGCTGACCTACGGCAAGAACGGCCTGGATGCGACCAACACGGCCTATCCGTTTGCAGACCAGGGCGATGTGCTGATCAATGCCCGTCTGGCCGCCGACAAGCTGGGCGCGACCAAGATGGACCGTCCGGAATGGGGCGCCGTGCATCCCTCCACCCGCGAGGTCTACATGACCTTGACCAACAACAGCAACCGGGTGGCCAACACCGCCACCCCGACCGGCAGCCAGCTCAAGCCGGATGCCGCCAACCCGCGCTATTACGAAGACCTGAAGGGTACGACCTCGCAGAAGGGCAACCCCAACGGCCACATCATCCGCTGGCGCGAAAACGGCACGGACGTGACCAAGCTGAATTGGGACATCTACCTCTTCGGCGCGCAGGCCGACGCCGCCTCCGACGTGAACCTGTCCGGCCTGACCGATGTCAACGACTTCTCCAGCCCGGACGGTCTGTACTTCGACAAGCGCGGCATGTTGTGGATCCAGACCGATGACGGCGCCTATACCGACGTCACCAACTGCATGATGCTGGCCGCTGTGCCTGGCAAGGTGGGTGATGGTGGCGTGGCGACCGCGGCCGGCGGCACCAGCACCATCAAGGGCGCGAATGCGACGGCGGATACCGTGCGCCGCTTCCTGGTCGGCCCGAAGGAATGCGAAATCACCGGCATTGCAATGACGCCGGACAACAAGACGCTGTTCTTCAACGTGCAGCATCCCGGTGAAGACACCACCCCGGACTGGGCGGCAGCCACCTTCGGCAGCTACTGGCCGGCCAACCAGGCCGATGCCACTGTGAAGAAGCGTCCGCGCTCCGCCACGGTGGTGATCACCAAAAAGGACGGCGGCGAAATCGCGCTGTAA
- a CDS encoding DUF2946 domain-containing protein: MSVTILLGGLLPSLSQAMASPKAGGLAEICSATGATVLMLSGHLANADPDTSAPDAPSMKCPYCALHHGAPALPASLLPWMPALALRFEVPQRFLQSPRPLFAWAAPLARAPPVKV, encoded by the coding sequence GTGTCCGTCACGATCCTGCTGGGTGGGTTGCTGCCGTCCCTGTCCCAGGCCATGGCGTCACCAAAGGCCGGCGGTCTGGCGGAGATCTGCTCGGCCACCGGCGCCACGGTGCTGATGCTCTCCGGCCACCTGGCCAATGCGGACCCTGACACATCCGCGCCAGACGCGCCTTCCATGAAGTGCCCCTATTGCGCGCTGCACCACGGGGCGCCTGCGCTACCCGCGTCCTTGCTCCCATGGATGCCGGCGTTGGCATTGCGTTTTGAAGTGCCGCAGCGCTTTCTCCAGTCTCCGCGCCCGCTGTTCGCCTGGGCGGCGCCGCTCGCCCGTGCCCCGCCTGTGAAGGTCTGA
- a CDS encoding PepSY-associated TM helix domain-containing protein, producing MHAPLTVESGKRARVVSLRGWVRQLHLWLGLSLGALLVLLGLTGSALVFYQDIDGWLHPEVRSRSAGPGPGWTDPVWDRALATVRGRWPERQGAWRFEATDGAGPIPARYLPLRHEHTDRMVMVWLSPDGRQVLREAEWGTYAMTWLYDLHMALLAGETGQTVVGGAGLVLLLLLLSGLWAWWPKGRFRPALHFKRGAAAVRRLHDLHKWAGLVSLPLLLMLTVTGVMLALPQPSNALLVATVGPVSRVVPPPVVGAAQPPIPLAQALQAAHRVMPQARLAWMEAPGPGRGAYMVRVQQPGDPSRRFPHSYVWVHPATGAVLAVQDRERFGASNVVNNWLHPLHDASVGGGPLRALVALTGLFPAALFVTGLLRWRLRRLPRRHDRLSVRPSGPLTIDPRVP from the coding sequence ATGCATGCTCCGCTGACAGTCGAGTCGGGCAAGCGCGCACGGGTCGTGTCGCTGCGCGGGTGGGTTCGCCAGCTTCATCTTTGGCTGGGACTGAGTCTGGGCGCGCTGCTGGTCTTGCTCGGGCTCACTGGCTCCGCACTTGTCTTCTACCAGGACATCGATGGCTGGCTGCACCCTGAGGTCCGCTCGCGGTCTGCCGGTCCCGGCCCTGGCTGGACCGACCCGGTCTGGGACCGGGCCCTGGCCACCGTTCGGGGTCGATGGCCGGAGCGCCAAGGGGCGTGGCGCTTCGAGGCGACCGATGGCGCCGGCCCCATCCCCGCCCGGTATCTGCCCTTGCGGCATGAGCACACCGACCGGATGGTCATGGTCTGGCTGTCACCGGACGGCCGCCAGGTGCTGCGTGAAGCAGAGTGGGGCACCTATGCAATGACCTGGCTCTATGACCTGCACATGGCCCTGCTTGCTGGCGAGACCGGCCAGACCGTGGTGGGCGGGGCCGGCCTGGTCCTGCTGCTGTTGCTGTTGTCCGGCTTGTGGGCCTGGTGGCCCAAGGGCCGCTTCCGGCCCGCGCTGCATTTCAAGCGGGGCGCCGCGGCCGTGCGCCGCCTCCACGATCTGCACAAGTGGGCAGGGCTGGTCTCGCTGCCATTGCTGCTGATGCTCACGGTGACTGGGGTGATGCTGGCGCTTCCCCAGCCCAGCAATGCGCTGTTGGTGGCCACGGTCGGGCCGGTGTCCCGCGTGGTGCCGCCTCCGGTGGTTGGGGCAGCGCAGCCGCCCATCCCGCTGGCGCAGGCGCTGCAGGCGGCGCACCGTGTCATGCCGCAGGCGCGGCTGGCCTGGATGGAAGCACCGGGGCCAGGGCGGGGCGCTTACATGGTGCGGGTGCAGCAGCCCGGCGACCCCAGTCGCCGTTTTCCTCACAGCTATGTCTGGGTACACCCCGCCACGGGCGCCGTGCTCGCAGTGCAGGACCGCGAGCGGTTCGGGGCCTCCAACGTGGTCAACAACTGGCTGCATCCCCTGCACGATGCCTCGGTCGGCGGCGGGCCTCTGCGAGCGTTGGTGGCGCTGACGGGCCTGTTCCCGGCCGCGCTCTTCGTGACCGGGCTGTTGCGGTGGCGACTGCGGCGCCTTCCGCGTCGTCATGACCGCTTGTCGGTCCGCCCATCCGGCCCGCTGACGATCGATCCGCGCGTCCCCTGA